The genomic segment TGCTCGACGAAGTTCCAGTGAAATCGCTTGATCGCGTCGAATCGGAAGTTGAAGTTGCCGATGCGGAAACCCGCATGAATCGAATCGTCGGGAGGCAGCGGCGCCCAGCCGACCCAGCCGTCGCCTTCGCGCCACGCGGTCCACGATGGACCCCAGATCGTGCCGGGCACCCAGACCCAGCCGTAATAGTTGTCGTAATGCCAGCGGCCGTAGTGGTACGTCGCCCAACCGAAAGGTTCGTCTGACACCCAGGTCCAGCCGTATTCGGTCCAGACCCAGTGGCCTTCCTGGTACGGTCGCCAGTCGTAGTCTACGCCGTAGGGAGACCAGACCCACCCATAGGGCCTTAAATCAATCCACTCTCCGTAGGGGGCGAGTTCTTCATAGAAGATGCTGATGTCGACGTCGCCAGCGGGCCCGGGTCCGTGTCCATATGGTTGTGCACTCGCCGGCTTGGCCACAAGAAGAATTGAAAGTGTGAGCAATGTCGAACAGAGAAAGTATCGAAGCCGGGCCATCGGAGACTCCTTTGATTGAAATCGAACCAGATTGTTGCCCGCGCGCCTGCGCGCGGGTTCTTCTTATTTAACCATAGACACCGCATATACCCGGACGTTGAACGTAACTTCTTTTTAAGCCGGACCGTGGTCAGAATCAGTATCCATGCCCTGGATCGGCTTTCAGGTTATGGGATCAGGACGAGGCCGCTTTCGCTGCGTAAAATCGGATGACTTGCGGGGCCACGCCCGTGGGTGGGGGGGCGAACATGGGGCGATGGCTTCGGTATTTATCCCTATGCGTTTTGGTATCGAGTTCGTACGCGGCTTCCGCGCCGTCGGCGCGCGCCGATGTCGTCGCGGCGTATGAACTCACCGATCCGGCGGTCGTGCCCGGCGGCGGCGTGGCGGCGATCACGCAAGGCGCGCCGGGTCAGCCGCTGGTGATCACGCTCGACGACACGCCCGGGGAACGCACGCTCAAGATTGTGTTCGTCGCGGACGTGGACGAGGAGACGGCTTTGTGGGGCTATGCCGTCGAGCTGCTCACGACCGCCGAAACGGTCACCGCGAGCGCGCTGGAGTATTTTGATGTCTTTGAATTCGAGCTGGTCGTGCCGCCGGACCTGGTGCTGACGACTGGTCCCGGCGCCATCCTTGACGAGGCCGCGGAGGGGACGTTTTCGCCCGCAAGCGGAATGCTCGAGTTCTTCGAGGTGACGCTGGTCGTTACGGTTCCGACGGCGGAGGTGGAGATTTTTACCAAGCTGGGCGAGTTCACCTGGGCCAGCACGAACGATCCATTCTTGATCACGATCGCCGACAGCGATCCGCTCTCCAGCGACACATTTGATACGACGAGCACGCCGAGCATCATCATCCGCGTAATGGAGGAGCCGATTGTCGATTGCAATACCAATGGGATTCCCGATAGCGACGAGATTGCCGGCCTCCCGGCGATCGATTGCGACACCAATGGGGTGATTGATTCTTGCGACCTCGCGGCTGGCGCGACGGATTGCGACAGCAACGGCATTCTGGACACGTGTGAGGTTGCGAACACGAGCATCGATTGCAATCAAAATGGCGTGCCGGACCGATGTGAAGTGGCGAGCGAGGCGGCGCCGGACTGCAATAGTAATGGCATTCCGGATCGTTGCGACATCGCGGGCGGTACCAGTCCCGACACCAATGCGAATGGAGTTCCAGAAGAGTGCGAGGCGCCCAATCCCGACTCTGAGACACCCGAAACACCGACTCAGCCCCCCAGCGATACGCCGGCGCGCGCCGTTAATCGAACCTCGCTACGGAATTTTCTCGCGGTCCTATTCGGGATTCCCAGCGTGGAAGGACCGTCGCTCGCGAGGGTGCCGCTTTTCCTGGGGCCACTCGGCATTCCCTTTGCCGCCGTGCTGGGAGTATTGGAGTGGATCAATCTCCCGATCCGGGTGGCGGCCTTTGAGTTGACCTACGCGATCCTCGACGCGTTCCTGCCATGAGCGGCGCCAGCGCGATGAACTCTCGTCTCCTCGACGCGTCCGTCAGAAGCTGATCGTGGTCTGGACGTAGAACCGATCGCTGTCGGGGGAGTCGCCGGTGTTGCGGACGAAATTGCCGGGCATGAAGTGGCCGTAGCCGATCTCGAAGACGCAGTGATCGGTGATTCGCTGCTCGACGAAGAGGTCAATCTCCTGGCCCACGAAATCGCCGCTCTGGCCGGTCGGGTCAACACGATCGGCGCGGCTCCACGAGTCATTTTCGCTGGCCAGCCAGACCGCGCGGTAAATGGCGTTCAGATGAGTCTTCGGTGTCGGATGCGCGCTGATACCGATTGACGGCTGGATCATGTTGGACCAGATGAAATAGTCGAGGATTCCGTACATCCGGTTTGACGAGCCAAAGAGCCGGTTGAACGTCTCGTTCACGCTGTCGTTGGGATTGTGATCACCTTCGGCGTAGTTCAGCCACGTCGCCACGCGCGGCTTCCACGCGTGTTCAAACGTGTAGCCCACTTCGGCGTGTGTCGCGAAGGCGCGATGCGTGAGACCGTCAGTCTTGCCGCACTGAAACGCGGCGTCCAGGTCGTAGTCGAAGCCCGACCGGCCAATGTCGCCGTAGGCGTGGAGGCCGAAGGTGTGCAGCTCGGTGTCCGCCGCATCCCAGCCCTTGTTATCCTGGTCGAGGATGAAGTAGTACGGCTCGAAAAGCGCCAAAGGAGCCCATCCGCGCCAGGCGCCGACGATCCCATAGAACCACTGCTCCTCGTTGGCCCGATCGGGCTGTAGCTGGCGAATCGCGACGGGCTGGGCGGCGAAGGCTTCCAGCTCCCATTTGGAGTCGCGATCGCCGGCGCGGAGGCGGAAGCCGTCGAAGGCGTTGGTGGTGTTGCGAAATCCGTTGCGGCTCTTCAGGCGTCGGTCGACATAATCGACGGCGATCCGGCCGACCTGAAAGCTCAGGGGCTCGCGCGGCCCGAGGGCGTCGGCGAAGTACAGCTCCGCAAAGGCCTGAAGGAAGTCGTTCTCATCGACGTTGCTGGTCGTGCCGGGCATTTCGTTGTTGAATTCGCGGGAATCCTGAAACTCCACGCCCAGACGCAGGGGATCGAGGATGTCCTGCACGCCGAGGTACGCGCGGGAGCGGAGCAGGAAGGGCTGGTCGCGCTCCAGGTCGGCCTGGTAGTTGTCGTCGAAGTACTCATAACGCGTCCGCTGTTCGATCCCCATGAGGAGCCATTTCGGGGCGGGCTCTCCCCAATCGCTGAGCGGGCGGGCGTAGGAAACAGGTTCGGGACTGCGACCGGTGGAAATTGCCCGGGATGCGCGATACCCCGACGGCTCTTGTGAATCGGCCGGCTGCGAGGTTGGCTCGGCGGCCGCCTGCGTCGTGGGCAATCCGGCGTCGCCTTCGGTGACCGGCTGGGCCTGTGCGCGGAACGACGAGAGCAGAATGAAGAGGCAAGTCGCGAGAAGGGCCGGCTGGGAAGCTGAAGCCAAAGAGTTCACCCGCGGCGAAAGTCCACGCGCACTTCCCCCTCTCTATCCATCGGCAAGTTATGCCGAGGGCGCCGCGGATTCTTATCGCGGGACCACCGGACCCCCATTGAACGAATCGGTTCCGTCGATAAGATGCAGGGGAACTGGGCTCTGCAACCTGGTATACGAGGAGTCAAATTCATGTCACCCGGCGACCAATTCATTGACACGATGATCGGCGTGATCGGCGATCTTTTGACCGGCTTCCTGTCCGGCATCATCGGGATTTTTCTGGACGGCCTGCTCCAGCCGGTCGTCGATCAGATCGCGACGGCCTTCGGGTTCGGCGGCATGGCGTAGCGGTCCCGGTCGTCGGCGGGCCGGCCCCGGCAGAACGGCGGATCGTTGCCACGCTCAACATCCGCAAGTCAAGCGATCGGGCTTTGCATTCTCGCTCAATTTCGCCCTACCCCCCGGAGGGAGGCAGGAAGGGAAGGGACGGCCTCGCACGTCGCTCAATCTCTTTGAACCAAGAAGGGCCGGACGGCGGGAGACTCGCCCTCCCGGGCTTCGGGATCGATTAGAATTGGGGTCGGGTTTCCAGATTGAGGAGTGACGCCATGAGCGTAAACGGCATTGCCATCATCGTGATTTTCGCCGTGCTGGGTACCGCGGCGTTCGCGCTGTCGAATCCGGCCGCGCCGCCGGCAGCGTCCCCCAAGGCGGAATGGAACTTTGACAAGGACGAAGTAGGTAAGCGCGCCGCGGATTGGCGTGTGCGGGAGACGAACGGAACGGGTAAGACCGGAACTTGGACGGTGGCCACGGACGATTCGGCCCCGAGCAGCCCCAATGTTTTGAAGTTGGAAACCCAGGCTGACGACCGGACTTACAATCTGCTCATTGCCGAGAAGATTTCCTTCAAGGATCTTGACCTGCGCGTGCGGATCAAGGCCAATTCGGGCAAGAAGGACCAGGGCGGCGGACTGATTTGGCGCTGCAAGGACGAGAACAATTATTACATCTGCCGCATCAATCCGTTGGAGGGCAACTTCCGCGTTTACAAGGTCGAGAAGGGCAAGCGGACTCAGCTCGAGAGCGTGAAGCTGGAGACGAAGACCGGCCAATGGTACGAGGTTCGGGCGGTGATGGTGGGTGATACGATCGAGTGCTACGTGGACGGGAAGAAGTATCTGGAGGCGATCGACGACACGTTCAACGGAACGGGCAAGATCGGTCTGTGGACAAAGGCCGACGCGTCGTCGTCGTTTGACGATGTGGTTGTGCATGAGCCCACCTCCGCTCTGCAATTGAAAAAGGGCTGCTAATGCCGGTGGGGAGGGAGACGCGCGATGGGACGCAATCCAGTCATCGCGAACACACCGGAGCCAGTGGCTGCTTCCAGCGAGACGACGACGAAACATCCAACCTTCGGCCAGGCGCTGCGCTTCTGGTTGAAGCTCGGGTTCATCAGCTTCGGCGGTCCGACCGGCCAGATCGCCATCATGCACACTGAGCTGGTGGATCGAAAGCGCTGGATCAGTGAGACGCGCTTCCTGCACGCCTTGAACTACTGCATGTTGCTCCCCGGCCCGGAGGCGCAGCAACTGGCCATCTACATCGGTTGGCTGCTGCACCGCACGGCGGGCGGCATCGTGGCCGGCGCGTTGTTCGTACTGCCCTCCGCCTTATTGCTCTGGGCCCTGAGCTATGCCTATGTGGCGTTCGGCGATGTTCCCTGGATTGCGGCCGTGTTTCTGGGGCTAAAGCCTGCCGTCATCGCCATTGTCGCATCGGCAGTGCTGCGAATCGGGCGTCGGGCGCTGAAAAACGCCGTCATGTGGTCGATCGCCGCGGCAGCATTCGTCGCGATCTTTTTCCTCGATGCGCCGTTTCCGCTCATCATTCTCTCCGCGGGCGTCATCGGTCTGATTGGTCAGCGACTGGCGCCGCGCTGGTTCAATGTCGTGCAGCACCACGGCGGCGCATCCGGGCAGGCCGTAATCGACGATCTGCACTCGTCGCCGGACCATGCCCGACCGACGATGGGGCGCGGACTTCGCGTTCTGGCGGTCTGTCTTGTGCTTTGGTGGGCGCCGATTCTGGCTGTTGCGTACGCCTGGGGAACGCGCCACACCCTCTGTCAGGAGGGGCTGTTCTTCAGCAAGGCGGCGATGGTGACTTTTGGCGGGGCTTATGCCGTTCTGCCGTACGTCGCACAGCAGGCCGTCGAGCGCTACGGTTGGCTCGCGCCCGGACAGATGCTCGATGGACTTGGGCTGGCGGAGAGTACGCCCGGACCGCTCATTATGGTCGTGCAGTTTGTCGGCTTCGTCGGCGCGTGGCGCCATCCGGGCGATCTGCCGCCGC from the Phycisphaerae bacterium genome contains:
- the chrA gene encoding chromate efflux transporter, whose translation is MGRNPVIANTPEPVAASSETTTKHPTFGQALRFWLKLGFISFGGPTGQIAIMHTELVDRKRWISETRFLHALNYCMLLPGPEAQQLAIYIGWLLHRTAGGIVAGALFVLPSALLLWALSYAYVAFGDVPWIAAVFLGLKPAVIAIVASAVLRIGRRALKNAVMWSIAAAAFVAIFFLDAPFPLIILSAGVIGLIGQRLAPRWFNVVQHHGGASGQAVIDDLHSSPDHARPTMGRGLRVLAVCLVLWWAPILAVAYAWGTRHTLCQEGLFFSKAAMVTFGGAYAVLPYVAQQAVERYGWLAPGQMLDGLGLAESTPGPLIMVVQFVGFVGAWRHPGDLPPLVAATLGAAITTWATFLPCFLWIFLGAPYIERLRGNRHLTAALSAITAAVVGVVLNLAVWFAHHVIIPTAEGIDWFALAVAVAAFVGMARWKWDIMVVVAGGAALGIVRMLAT
- a CDS encoding family 16 glycoside hydrolase — protein: MSVNGIAIIVIFAVLGTAAFALSNPAAPPAASPKAEWNFDKDEVGKRAADWRVRETNGTGKTGTWTVATDDSAPSSPNVLKLETQADDRTYNLLIAEKISFKDLDLRVRIKANSGKKDQGGGLIWRCKDENNYYICRINPLEGNFRVYKVEKGKRTQLESVKLETKTGQWYEVRAVMVGDTIECYVDGKKYLEAIDDTFNGTGKIGLWTKADASSSFDDVVVHEPTSALQLKKGC
- a CDS encoding alginate export family protein; this encodes MASASQPALLATCLFILLSSFRAQAQPVTEGDAGLPTTQAAAEPTSQPADSQEPSGYRASRAISTGRSPEPVSYARPLSDWGEPAPKWLLMGIEQRTRYEYFDDNYQADLERDQPFLLRSRAYLGVQDILDPLRLGVEFQDSREFNNEMPGTTSNVDENDFLQAFAELYFADALGPREPLSFQVGRIAVDYVDRRLKSRNGFRNTTNAFDGFRLRAGDRDSKWELEAFAAQPVAIRQLQPDRANEEQWFYGIVGAWRGWAPLALFEPYYFILDQDNKGWDAADTELHTFGLHAYGDIGRSGFDYDLDAAFQCGKTDGLTHRAFATHAEVGYTFEHAWKPRVATWLNYAEGDHNPNDSVNETFNRLFGSSNRMYGILDYFIWSNMIQPSIGISAHPTPKTHLNAIYRAVWLASENDSWSRADRVDPTGQSGDFVGQEIDLFVEQRITDHCVFEIGYGHFMPGNFVRNTGDSPDSDRFYVQTTISF